The genome window GCTGTTCGATCTGCCGTGCGTGTTCGATCTGTCCGCGACAGCGGGCCTGGTGCCGGCGAAACTGCGCGGCGGTCTCGGCTCGGTGGCGGCCAAGGGCGCCGGTCTGTTCATCGGGAAGCGCGCCACGCCCGCGCCGATGGCGGCGGCCATCACCGCCCGGCTGATGGGCGGGGACACCCCGCCGTTCCCCTACGCCTGGGACCCGGACTATCCGGCCCGGGTGGGCATTCTGCCGCGAGAGGGCGGCGCCGCGGATGTGCGCTGGTTCGAGGTCGAACCCTGCTACGTCTTCCATCCGCTGAACGCCTACGACGACGGAGATCGCATTGTCGTTGACGTGGTGCGGCACCCCAAGATGTTCGACGCCCACCCACTCGGCCCGGACGAGGGCGCGCCCACCCTGGACCGGTGGACGATTGACCGGGCTGCGGGCAAGGTGCTCGAGGAGCGCCTCGACGACCGTGGCCAGGAGTTCCCCCGGGTCGATGAACGGGTGGTCGGCGCCCGGCACCGCTATGGCTACGCCGTCACCTACGACGGCGTCACCGGCGACACCCTGATCCGCCACGACCTGGCCGGTGGGTCACCGCTGGTCCGGTCGTTCGGCGCCGGTCACACCGTCGGGGAGTTCGTGTTCACCCCCGACGAGGCGGACAGCGCGGAGGACCGCGGCACGCTGATGGGCTTCGTGCACGACCCCGACCGGGACGCCGCGGACCTTCTGCTGTTGGACGCCCAGACGCTCGCGACCAAGGCCGCGGTGCACCTGCCCGCCCGCGTCCCGGCCGGCTTCCACGGGAACTGGGCCCCGGCCGAATGAGCATGAGAGGTGCGTGATTTCAGGGGCGGCGGTGCCCGACCAGCGGTAGCACGGCAGCGGCGCCCGCGTCGGCCAGCAGCGCCCCGGCCACGGTCACCGTCCATCCCGTGCGCAGCATGTCGTCCACCAACAGCACCGGGCCCTCGGGCAATACGGCGCCATCGACGAGGCAGAGGCCTGCCAGCAGAGCGGCGACGCGGCCGGCCGACGCGACGTCCTCCGGCGGGCGGGCGCCCTGCACCCGCAGCGCGTCGAGCACCGGTAGCCGGCCGACTTCGGCGACGTGCGCGGCCATACCCGCCACCCGTCGCGGATGACCGCGGCTGGGCATGGGCACCACGGCCACCGGACGAGCGGTCCAGTCCTTCGCCCACGCGCGCAGCACGTTGATCAGGCCGTCGCGCAGGTCCGGGGACGGGTCGGCGTCGGCGCCGGCCAGTTCGGCGATCACCTCCAGCCACGCCGGGTCGTCGGCGAAGGCCACCGCGCGGCCCTCGGCCAGGCCCGCGATGCGGCCCTTGCGCGCGGTACCGGTGGGCCACAACTTGCGCGGCTCCAGCACATGGCGACGACCCCTCAGATGGAGCGTCGCTGCGTCGACGGACGTGATGCCGGGGCGGGCACCGGGCGCGGGTAGCTCGCCGGTGCACACCGAACAGCGGCCGCACCGCCCGGCCGCCGGGTCGTCCAGGGCCTCGGTGAGCACCTCCATCAGGCAGCGAGTGCCCGCCGCGTAGGTGCGCATCAGATCCGCCTCGGCGCGACGGGCGGCCACAATGCGGCGGTACTTGTCGGCGTCGTAGGCCCATTCCGCGCCGGTGGCGCGCCAACCGTTGCCTTCCCGCTGCACCGCGCCGTCCACGGCCAACGTCTTGAGCAGCGCCTCCAACCGGCCGCGGCGCACGCCGGTCTCCGCCTCAATGGCAGGCACGCTCATGGTGTCCGTGGACGCCAACAGGGCCAACACCTTCCGCGCCGCGTCCGGGTCGGGGATGGTCGCGGTGGCGAAGTACTCCCAGATCCGCGGGTCGGACTCCGCAGCCGGCAGCAGCACCCCGACCGCGCCCCGGGCGGCGAGTTCCGGCGGCAGTGCGCGACCGGCCCGGCCTACCTGTTGGTAGTAGGCCACCGGGGAGTCCGGGGAGCCGACGTGCACGCAGAAGCCGAGGTCGGGCTTGTCGTAGCCCATGCCCAGCGCGGAGGTGGCCACCACCGCCTTGAGTTCGTTGGCACGCAGCGCGTGTTCGATGCGCGCCCGCTCGTCGGGCTCGGTCTGCCCGGTGTACGCGGCGACCCGATGTCCTTGCCCGGCAAGGAACTCGGCCAACGAGTTCGTCGCATCCACGGTCAGTGCGTAGACGATGCCGGAGCCCGGCAGCGTGCCCAGGGCCGCGGCCACCCAGGCGAACCGCTGCACGCCACCCAACCCCGGCACCACAGACAGCCGCAGCGTCGCGCGGGCCAGCGGACCGCGGAACACCGCGGTATCCGGGCCGAGTTGTGCGGCGACGTCCTCGGTGACCCGGGCATTCGCGGTCGCGGTGGTGGCCAACACCGGGGCGCCGTCGGTCAGTTGCGCGAGCAGTCGGGTGAGTCGCTGGTAGTCCGGTCGGAAGTCGAAACCCCAGTCGGAGATGCAATGTGCCTCGTCGATCACCAACAGCCCGGCACCGGCCAGCAGCGGCAGAGCCCGGTCGGCGAAGCGGGGGTTGGCCAGCCGCTCGGGGGAGACCAGTAGTACGTCGAGCGCGTCGTCGGCCAATGCGTCGAACACTTGCTGCCAGTCGTCCACGTTCGCCGAGTTCACCGTCGCCGCGCGCAAACCGGCCCGCTCGGCCGCCGCCACCTGGTCCCGCATCAGTGCCAGCAGTGGCGAGATGACCAACGTCGGCCCCCGCCCGCGCGCCCGCAACCCGGACGCCGCCGCCCAGTACACCGCCGACTTCCCCCAGCCGGTGGCCTGCACCAACAGCACGCGGCGCCCGTCCAGCAGCGCGTCCACTGCCGCCACCTGATCCGGTCGTGGCGTCGCCCCCGGCCCGGC of Sporichthyaceae bacterium contains these proteins:
- a CDS encoding carotenoid oxygenase family protein, which codes for MTVTAENPYLTGTFAPVAVETTAVDLPVTGTVPDHLDGRYLRNGPNPVAPVDPARHHWFLGTGMVHGVRLRDGKAQWYRNRFVRSAGVAAALGEQPRPGASLHAGWDFPANTNVVVQNGRTYAIVESGPRPYELTDELETKGACDFDGTLPGGYTAHPKRDPRTGELHAVSYYWGWGNKVQYTVLDTDARIRRVVDIEVTGSPMMHDFALTESHIVLFDLPCVFDLSATAGLVPAKLRGGLGSVAAKGAGLFIGKRATPAPMAAAITARLMGGDTPPFPYAWDPDYPARVGILPREGGAADVRWFEVEPCYVFHPLNAYDDGDRIVVDVVRHPKMFDAHPLGPDEGAPTLDRWTIDRAAGKVLEERLDDRGQEFPRVDERVVGARHRYGYAVTYDGVTGDTLIRHDLAGGSPLVRSFGAGHTVGEFVFTPDEADSAEDRGTLMGFVHDPDRDAADLLLLDAQTLATKAAVHLPARVPAGFHGNWAPAE
- a CDS encoding DEAD/DEAH box helicase; this encodes MTESGGQAALADVLARLAGPGATPRPDQVAAVDALLDGRRVLLVQATGWGKSAVYWAAASGLRARGRGPTLVISPLLALMRDQVAAAERAGLRAATVNSANVDDWQQVFDALADDALDVLLVSPERLANPRFADRALPLLAGAGLLVIDEAHCISDWGFDFRPDYQRLTRLLAQLTDGAPVLATTATANARVTEDVAAQLGPDTAVFRGPLARATLRLSVVPGLGGVQRFAWVAAALGTLPGSGIVYALTVDATNSLAEFLAGQGHRVAAYTGQTEPDERARIEHALRANELKAVVATSALGMGYDKPDLGFCVHVGSPDSPVAYYQQVGRAGRALPPELAARGAVGVLLPAAESDPRIWEYFATATIPDPDAARKVLALLASTDTMSVPAIEAETGVRRGRLEALLKTLAVDGAVQREGNGWRATGAEWAYDADKYRRIVAARRAEADLMRTYAAGTRCLMEVLTEALDDPAAGRCGRCSVCTGELPAPGARPGITSVDAATLHLRGRRHVLEPRKLWPTGTARKGRIAGLAEGRAVAFADDPAWLEVIAELAGADADPSPDLRDGLINVLRAWAKDWTARPVAVVPMPSRGHPRRVAGMAAHVAEVGRLPVLDALRVQGARPPEDVASAGRVAALLAGLCLVDGAVLPEGPVLLVDDMLRTGWTVTVAGALLADAGAAAVLPLVGHRRP